In Ancylobacter pratisalsi, one DNA window encodes the following:
- a CDS encoding VirB4 family type IV secretion/conjugal transfer ATPase, producing the protein MASDNAALRAREIEPESRIPHVRHVDEHVIALAGGALMTMIAVEGISFETAGVDIINARYRGLDTMLRNIADDRLAVWSHVVRRRETTYPAGSFDQAFAAGLDARYRARMVGQELYRNDLFISLVWTSDPSSLAKMAGLARRARKGGVEVNPEALKHLTDARQTMMGLLADFRPRLLGLYEADGLMWSEPSEVLHQLVGGRRERVPLTMGPIYSAIYTDRVIFGRETAQIRHEAGDRVAGALSLKEYPSRTRPGMLDGLLALQCEFILTQSFAFRSKGDALALFTRKQNMMTAGGDKAVSQIDDLVDAADDVQANRIVMGEHHLSLMVFAGDVKTLGEHLSKARAELANGGAVVAREDIALEAVFWGQLPGNFSMRPRSGAISSRNFAALCPLHSYPIGQAEGNYWGPAVAMLKTASGAPFYFNFHYEQLGSTFICGPSGSGKTALMNFLLTQITKHAPQVVLFDKDRGADLFVRAMGGTYLPLQNGRPTGFSPLKGLELTEANKVFLSRWIERLVHGGRPITTNEQRAIEQAIAALGQLDRRDRSIGALIQFLDTTDPEGVASRLRRWAAGGALGWVFDNDGDAIGEGAQFLGYDMTDFLDNEEIRMPLMFYLFHRVEQMIDGRRIVVVIDEFWKALADEGFRDFVQNKLKTIRKQNGLMVFATQSPRDAISSPIAHTVIEQCGTQIFLPNEKGQHADYVGGFRLTEREYELISRDLQKASRRFIVKQGHGSVVAELNLAGFDDEMSILSGTTAGVDDLEQIRKEVGDDPSRWLPLFYSRRRGA; encoded by the coding sequence ATGGCCTCTGACAACGCTGCTCTCCGGGCACGGGAGATCGAACCCGAGAGCCGTATCCCGCATGTGCGGCACGTCGACGAGCATGTCATCGCGCTCGCCGGCGGCGCGCTCATGACCATGATCGCCGTGGAAGGCATCTCTTTCGAGACGGCCGGCGTCGACATCATCAATGCGCGCTATCGCGGCCTGGACACGATGCTGCGCAACATCGCGGATGATCGGCTCGCGGTATGGAGCCATGTGGTTCGGCGACGCGAGACGACCTATCCGGCCGGCTCCTTCGATCAGGCGTTCGCGGCGGGCCTCGACGCGCGCTACCGCGCGCGCATGGTCGGCCAGGAGCTGTACCGGAATGACCTGTTCATTTCGCTGGTCTGGACGAGCGATCCGTCGTCGCTCGCGAAGATGGCGGGTCTTGCACGGCGCGCCCGCAAGGGCGGCGTCGAGGTCAATCCCGAGGCGCTGAAGCATCTGACGGATGCGCGCCAGACGATGATGGGGTTGTTGGCCGACTTCCGGCCTCGGCTGCTCGGCCTCTATGAGGCGGATGGGCTGATGTGGTCCGAGCCGTCCGAGGTGCTGCACCAGCTGGTCGGCGGCCGGCGTGAGCGGGTGCCGCTCACGATGGGACCAATCTATTCGGCGATCTATACCGATCGGGTCATTTTCGGCCGGGAGACGGCGCAAATCCGGCATGAGGCCGGGGATCGCGTCGCCGGGGCGCTGTCGCTCAAGGAATACCCCTCGCGCACCCGTCCCGGCATGCTGGATGGCCTGCTGGCGTTGCAGTGTGAATTCATCCTCACGCAGTCCTTCGCCTTTCGGTCGAAGGGCGACGCCCTGGCGCTGTTCACGCGCAAGCAGAACATGATGACGGCCGGCGGCGACAAGGCTGTCTCGCAGATCGACGACCTGGTCGACGCGGCCGATGACGTGCAGGCCAATCGCATCGTCATGGGCGAGCATCATCTGTCGCTGATGGTGTTCGCGGGCGATGTGAAAACGCTCGGGGAGCATCTGTCGAAAGCGCGGGCAGAGCTGGCGAATGGCGGCGCCGTCGTGGCCCGCGAGGACATCGCCCTGGAGGCGGTGTTCTGGGGGCAGCTGCCGGGCAACTTCTCGATGCGCCCGCGCTCGGGGGCGATTTCGTCCCGTAACTTCGCGGCGCTATGCCCGCTGCACTCCTATCCGATAGGGCAGGCGGAAGGGAACTATTGGGGTCCGGCGGTCGCCATGTTGAAGACGGCATCGGGCGCGCCGTTCTATTTCAACTTCCACTACGAACAGCTCGGCTCGACGTTCATCTGCGGCCCGTCCGGGTCGGGCAAGACCGCCCTGATGAACTTCCTGCTGACGCAGATCACCAAGCATGCGCCGCAGGTCGTGCTGTTCGACAAGGATCGCGGCGCGGACCTGTTCGTGCGCGCGATGGGCGGCACCTATCTGCCGCTGCAGAATGGTCGCCCGACCGGCTTTTCGCCGCTGAAGGGGCTGGAGCTGACCGAGGCGAACAAGGTGTTCCTGTCGCGCTGGATCGAGCGCCTGGTGCACGGCGGCCGGCCGATCACCACGAATGAGCAGCGCGCCATTGAGCAGGCCATTGCGGCGCTGGGCCAGCTTGACCGGCGGGACCGCTCCATCGGGGCGCTGATCCAGTTTCTCGACACCACGGACCCGGAGGGCGTGGCCTCGCGCCTGCGCCGCTGGGCCGCCGGCGGCGCGCTGGGATGGGTGTTCGACAATGACGGCGATGCCATCGGCGAAGGCGCGCAATTCCTCGGCTATGACATGACGGACTTCCTCGACAATGAGGAAATCCGGATGCCGCTGATGTTCTACCTGTTCCATCGGGTCGAACAGATGATCGACGGCCGGCGGATCGTCGTTGTGATCGACGAGTTCTGGAAGGCGCTCGCGGATGAGGGCTTCCGGGACTTCGTGCAGAACAAGCTCAAGACCATTCGGAAGCAGAACGGTCTGATGGTGTTCGCCACGCAAAGCCCGCGCGACGCGATATCGAGCCCGATCGCCCACACCGTGATCGAGCAATGCGGCACGCAGATATTCCTGCCGAATGAGAAGGGGCAGCACGCCGATTATGTCGGCGGGTTCCGGCTCACCGAGCGGGAATACGAGCTGATCTCACGCGACCTTCAGAAGGCGTCCCGGCGCTTCATCGTCAAGCAGGGTCATGGAAGCGTGGTGGCCGAACTGAACCTCGCGGGCTTCGACGACGAAATGTCGATCCTCTCCGGCACGACGGCGGGCGTCGATGACCTTGAACAGATCCGCAAGGAAGTGGGCGACGATCCGTCCCGCTGGCTTCCGCTCTTCTACAGCCGTCGTCGCGGCGCTTAA
- a CDS encoding EexN family lipoprotein, translating to MKKLLIATVACLGLAACNGNEEKVYTVDELVNDPATLERIYKECGNDPGRLSETPNCKNVAQARWKSRLNNMSKSLQ from the coding sequence ATGAAGAAGTTGCTGATAGCTACCGTCGCCTGCCTCGGCCTGGCCGCCTGTAACGGCAACGAGGAAAAGGTCTATACGGTCGATGAGCTTGTGAACGACCCGGCCACACTAGAACGTATCTACAAAGAGTGCGGCAATGACCCGGGCCGGCTTTCCGAGACGCCCAACTGCAAGAATGTTGCACAGGCGCGATGGAAGAGCCGGCTGAACAATATGTCGAAATCTCTTCAGTAG
- a CDS encoding type IV secretion system protein: MAGYTTFESIEDSFTAPLESFISSGSSNIASAIVGPLSLAVTLYVIITGVLMMLGKIDTPIREISLRVIKLGIIIALIKESGTYQQFVTDIFFESLPNEISSALATGSAISGSSLDGLMTQIQLTATKIMAAAGWDYTIVTYGMAALALIIIALITLAVSFVVTLYAKIALTLVLALGPIFIACALFDSTRRMTEAWFAQVINYVVLQVLVLALGSLLVDILDSQVSSAGSFTDVLMIPLSLGATFVAAGYILYQLPQLAASLAGGGMSLAYGTLAKNDARGSAVAQSARYLAGKMRGGSKGT; the protein is encoded by the coding sequence ATGGCTGGTTACACGACATTCGAGAGCATCGAGGACAGTTTCACGGCGCCCCTGGAGAGCTTCATCTCCTCGGGCTCGTCGAATATCGCGTCCGCGATAGTCGGCCCCCTGTCTCTGGCGGTTACACTCTATGTGATCATCACCGGCGTCCTGATGATGCTGGGAAAAATCGACACGCCGATCCGGGAGATTTCCCTTCGGGTGATCAAGCTGGGCATCATCATCGCCCTCATCAAGGAGAGTGGGACGTACCAGCAGTTCGTCACCGACATTTTCTTTGAGAGCCTGCCGAATGAAATCTCGTCCGCTCTAGCGACCGGCAGCGCCATTAGTGGATCGAGCCTCGACGGCCTGATGACCCAGATTCAGCTGACCGCCACGAAGATCATGGCGGCGGCGGGCTGGGATTATACGATCGTCACCTATGGCATGGCGGCCCTCGCTTTGATCATCATCGCACTGATCACACTCGCGGTGTCGTTCGTGGTGACGCTGTACGCCAAGATCGCGCTGACGCTGGTTCTGGCTCTCGGTCCGATCTTCATCGCCTGCGCACTTTTCGATTCGACCCGCCGGATGACGGAGGCGTGGTTCGCTCAGGTCATCAACTACGTCGTGCTGCAGGTGCTGGTGCTGGCGCTCGGTTCGCTGCTCGTCGATATCCTGGATTCGCAGGTCAGCTCGGCCGGGAGCTTCACCGACGTGTTGATGATCCCGCTGTCGCTCGGCGCCACCTTCGTGGCGGCCGGCTACATTCTGTACCAGCTGCCGCAGCTTGCGGCCTCTCTCGCCGGCGGCGGGATGTCCCTGGCCTATGGCACGCTGGCGAAGAACGATGCGCGGGGAAGCGCCGTAGCGCAAAGCGCGCGGTATCTGGCCGGCAAGATGCGCGGCGGCTCGAAGGGCACATAG
- a CDS encoding TrbC/VirB2 family protein, translating into MTKHANDATNNGLVSRSRRHSAVLMMGLTLALVGAEPAFAQATGIQTALESLIDMITGGVGKALAVLAIMGVGIGWMFNVIQLRTAGFVVIGIAIVFSAATIASMLGAG; encoded by the coding sequence ATGACGAAGCATGCGAATGACGCGACGAACAATGGGCTCGTGTCGCGTTCGCGCCGCCACAGTGCCGTTCTGATGATGGGCCTGACCCTGGCGCTGGTGGGGGCGGAACCGGCCTTCGCGCAGGCTACGGGTATTCAGACGGCCCTCGAAAGCCTGATCGACATGATTACCGGCGGCGTCGGCAAGGCGCTGGCGGTTCTGGCGATCATGGGTGTGGGCATTGGCTGGATGTTCAACGTGATCCAGCTGCGCACGGCGGGCTTCGTCGTGATCGGCATCGCCATCGTGTTCTCGGCCGCCACCATCGCGTCGATGCTGGGGGCTGGCTGA
- a CDS encoding MarR family transcriptional regulator codes for MPSPYAADTPLKTLIFVAKLMDCIVEDEREGETASHRLKQAGIMSYIYMMHLNGEKITVSKLKERLKAPRQVIVELFKSLEDRGLLTHSTETHDGGRGRVFVYALADKALSL; via the coding sequence ATGCCAAGCCCCTATGCGGCCGATACCCCGCTTAAAACACTGATCTTCGTTGCCAAGTTGATGGACTGCATCGTCGAGGATGAGCGCGAGGGAGAGACGGCGAGCCATCGCTTGAAGCAAGCGGGCATAATGTCTTACATCTACATGATGCATTTAAACGGCGAGAAAATCACTGTTTCAAAGCTTAAGGAGCGCCTCAAAGCGCCAAGACAGGTTATCGTAGAGCTCTTTAAGTCGTTGGAAGATCGCGGTTTGCTGACGCACTCGACAGAAACGCATGATGGAGGTCGAGGTCGCGTCTTTGTCTACGCGCTTGCGGACAAGGCGCTGTCCCTGTAG
- a CDS encoding transglycosylase SLT domain-containing protein: MPGAFLAVAENCAPMVEPAALAAIVRLESGFNPLAIRVHSDAALKGQPATKQAAVAAANDLLAKRAEFGLGLGGLSVEIGRKHGLSLKEMFDPCRNLAVTGHLLAGYLRASATPDAGDGAFGAAFARYFGQGDEEAGYLAGYDQRALSAMAELRPVLPELPLTIGPSAVAAEHEASEEAPPATGTRSAAPPQSAPPWDVYGNSSGSRSHLLIFTP, translated from the coding sequence ATGCCCGGCGCCTTTTTGGCTGTCGCGGAGAACTGCGCGCCGATGGTGGAGCCGGCGGCGCTGGCCGCCATCGTGCGGCTTGAAAGCGGCTTCAATCCGCTGGCGATCAGGGTGCACAGCGACGCGGCCCTCAAGGGACAGCCGGCGACGAAGCAGGCGGCGGTCGCTGCCGCAAACGATCTGTTGGCGAAGCGTGCCGAGTTCGGCCTTGGTCTCGGCGGTCTGAGTGTCGAGATCGGCCGCAAGCACGGATTAAGCCTCAAAGAGATGTTCGATCCGTGCAGGAACCTCGCCGTCACGGGGCACTTGCTGGCGGGCTACCTCAGGGCATCTGCGACGCCCGACGCGGGGGACGGCGCATTCGGCGCCGCCTTCGCCCGGTATTTCGGGCAGGGGGATGAGGAAGCCGGATACCTCGCGGGCTACGACCAGCGAGCGCTGTCGGCGATGGCGGAGCTGCGCCCTGTCCTGCCTGAGCTGCCCCTGACTATCGGCCCTTCTGCGGTCGCCGCCGAACACGAGGCGTCCGAGGAGGCGCCGCCCGCGACCGGCACGCGGTCGGCCGCTCCCCCCCAATCTGCGCCGCCGTGGGACGTCTACGGCAACTCCAGCGGCAGCCGATCACACCTTCTTATCTTCACCCCGTGA
- a CDS encoding type IV secretion system protein VirB3, with the protein MSKAAGEPALEEEMLFLACTRPAVFAGAPMETLPVNSAIGLLTGFILLDNFIVGVAITASLHMVCREIVKRDPNRFRLIGAWLFTSLRCLNRDYWGGSSVTPLQTIRHYDERDYGL; encoded by the coding sequence ATGTCGAAGGCCGCCGGCGAGCCTGCGCTTGAAGAGGAAATGCTGTTTCTCGCCTGCACGCGCCCGGCGGTCTTTGCTGGCGCGCCGATGGAGACGTTGCCCGTCAACTCCGCTATCGGCCTGCTTACCGGCTTCATCCTGCTCGACAATTTTATTGTCGGCGTCGCGATCACGGCAAGCCTGCATATGGTCTGCCGGGAGATTGTGAAGCGCGACCCGAACCGCTTCCGCCTCATCGGCGCGTGGCTGTTCACATCCCTTCGGTGCCTCAACCGGGATTATTGGGGCGGCTCCAGCGTGACGCCGCTCCAGACAATCCGTCACTACGACGAGCGCGATTATGGCCTCTGA
- the virB5 gene encoding P-type DNA transfer protein VirB5, with amino-acid sequence MSRLRLAFIISTFLSGSLAVSAQGIPVLDTTAIAKQVEQIAQLKSQLDTLKEQLAQGQALFDSMNGVTNMSNVASLLNDPEIRNALPGNFSDVEGLLQGNGSGAFGSSAQRHLDSNSSYQTNANDFYAQELAKVQKQNAGQLSLGEQMYEAATKRVDGLEELRKQISKSSDAKEVAALSARIQSESALLQTDTLRMQALKMVQDAQIKVDEQRARENWRQKLDSMEKSLK; translated from the coding sequence ATGTCTCGGCTGCGCCTTGCCTTTATCATCTCCACCTTCCTGTCGGGCTCCCTTGCGGTTAGCGCGCAGGGCATTCCGGTCCTCGACACGACCGCGATCGCCAAGCAGGTCGAACAGATCGCCCAGCTGAAAAGCCAGCTCGACACGCTCAAGGAGCAACTGGCGCAGGGCCAGGCGCTGTTCGATTCGATGAACGGCGTCACGAATATGAGCAATGTCGCGAGTCTGTTGAACGATCCGGAGATCCGCAACGCCCTTCCTGGGAATTTCTCGGATGTGGAAGGGCTTCTGCAGGGCAATGGCTCGGGCGCTTTCGGGTCTTCGGCCCAGCGCCATCTGGATAGCAATTCGAGCTACCAGACCAATGCCAATGACTTCTATGCGCAGGAGCTGGCCAAGGTCCAGAAGCAGAATGCCGGCCAGCTGTCGCTTGGCGAACAGATGTACGAGGCCGCGACGAAGCGCGTCGATGGCCTGGAAGAGCTGCGCAAACAGATCTCCAAATCGTCTGACGCCAAGGAAGTCGCGGCTCTCTCGGCCCGCATCCAGAGCGAAAGCGCTCTTCTCCAGACCGATACGCTGCGCATGCAGGCGCTGAAGATGGTGCAGGACGCTCAAATCAAGGTAGACGAACAGCGTGCGCGTGAGAACTGGCGGCAGAAGCTGGACAGTATGGAGAAGTCGTTGAAATGA